One Myxococcus guangdongensis DNA segment encodes these proteins:
- a CDS encoding PP2C family protein-serine/threonine phosphatase produces the protein MSSTNTRLNPAPESGTSPGTSPGEASPPAERTGTRELTGSRESTATRLTSNVGLPHAEQTGTLIAPLEAGELPNVAAIRGPRLDQILLLTTTALVVVIVGLLAALSVASTQSQFEETARRSTERIQEQARELGRTVGQTLALTSVTNLRDNNYAFLEGVAGSIVTTNPNILRVQILDPEGVVMADSEPKAAGAAESDAPTGRVAEQRLVQAFYRDQPVYEIQEPIDYGSSSGKGLVVISYSLRALQEQLEELERDKRATVRANTVRMLGLGLGFVVLAGVVAAFQSRRITRPLGMLTHKVMQLAAGDLGARTQAARGAGREVRTLGVVFNHMAERIKVLLDDVRAKAQLEREVSLARTVQETLLPGRDAVQVGGLRIAGLVVTADACGGDWWFRAALDEQRVVIGIGDVTGHGLSTSLVATSATSGFASAMTLREPSEVNARMLITALNVTLANVGRGEHQMSSALAVIDVSTGVIDYAAGAHPSPLVFNRHSGQVASLPARGPLLGASVTSQFTSRDGQLRPGDIVVWYTDGLTEARDGGGRMYGTQRLAAAVQANAHLSAEALREALLADARAHSAGQPQRDDITVVVAEFSPA, from the coding sequence TTGTCCAGCACGAACACGCGTCTGAACCCCGCGCCGGAGTCCGGTACGTCCCCCGGCACGTCTCCGGGTGAAGCCTCACCACCGGCCGAGAGGACAGGCACCCGGGAGCTCACGGGCTCTCGCGAATCCACCGCCACGCGCCTCACCTCCAACGTGGGCCTGCCCCACGCCGAGCAGACGGGCACGCTCATCGCGCCGCTGGAGGCGGGCGAGCTGCCCAACGTCGCCGCCATCCGCGGGCCCCGGCTGGACCAGATTCTGCTGCTCACCACCACCGCGCTCGTCGTGGTCATCGTCGGCCTGCTGGCGGCGCTGTCGGTGGCGTCCACCCAGTCCCAGTTCGAGGAGACCGCGCGCCGCTCCACCGAGCGCATCCAGGAGCAGGCCCGCGAGCTGGGGCGCACGGTGGGCCAGACGCTGGCGCTCACCTCCGTCACCAACCTGCGCGACAACAACTACGCCTTCCTGGAGGGCGTGGCCGGCTCCATCGTCACCACCAACCCCAACATCCTCCGCGTCCAGATTCTCGACCCGGAGGGCGTGGTGATGGCGGACAGCGAGCCGAAGGCCGCGGGCGCCGCCGAGTCCGATGCGCCCACCGGCCGCGTCGCCGAGCAGCGCCTGGTGCAGGCCTTCTACCGCGACCAGCCGGTGTACGAGATTCAAGAGCCCATCGACTACGGCTCCAGCAGCGGCAAGGGGCTGGTGGTCATCAGCTACTCGCTGCGCGCGCTGCAAGAGCAGTTGGAGGAGCTGGAGCGGGACAAGCGCGCCACGGTGCGCGCGAACACGGTGCGCATGCTGGGCCTGGGTCTGGGCTTCGTGGTGCTCGCGGGCGTGGTGGCCGCGTTCCAGAGCCGCCGCATCACCCGTCCGTTGGGCATGCTCACCCACAAGGTGATGCAGCTGGCCGCCGGTGACCTGGGCGCGCGCACGCAGGCGGCGCGGGGCGCGGGGCGCGAGGTGCGCACGCTGGGCGTGGTGTTCAACCACATGGCCGAGCGCATCAAGGTGCTGCTCGACGACGTGCGCGCCAAGGCGCAGCTGGAGCGAGAGGTGTCGCTGGCGCGCACCGTCCAGGAGACGCTGCTGCCCGGCCGCGACGCGGTGCAGGTGGGCGGGCTGCGCATCGCCGGCCTCGTCGTCACGGCGGACGCGTGCGGCGGCGACTGGTGGTTCCGCGCCGCGCTGGATGAACAGCGCGTGGTCATCGGCATCGGTGACGTGACGGGCCACGGCCTGTCCACGTCGCTGGTCGCCACCAGCGCCACCAGCGGCTTCGCGTCCGCGATGACGCTGCGCGAGCCCTCGGAGGTCAACGCGCGGATGCTCATCACCGCGCTCAACGTGACGCTGGCCAACGTGGGCCGGGGCGAGCACCAGATGTCCAGCGCGCTGGCCGTCATCGACGTGTCCACCGGCGTCATCGACTACGCGGCCGGAGCCCACCCCAGCCCCCTCGTCTTCAACCGCCACAGCGGCCAGGTGGCCTCGCTGCCCGCGCGCGGTCCGCTGCTGGGCGCGTCCGTGACGTCGCAGTTCACCTCGCGCGACGGCCAGCTTCGCCCCGGCGACATCGTCGTCTGGTACACCGATGGCCTCACCGAGGCGCGCGACGGCGGAGGGCGCATGTACGGCACCCAGCGCCTGGCCGCCGCGGTGCAAGCCAATGCCCACCTGTCCGCGGAGGCGCTGCGTGAAGCGCTGCTCGCGGACGCCCGTGCCCACAGCGCGGGCCAGCCGCAGCGCGACGACATCACCGTCGTCGTCGCCGAGTTCAGCCCCGCCTGA
- a CDS encoding metalloprotease, producing the protein MKPLFHVARTPVHLQPLFFLTALATGWDFAAEPGRLAMWLPVVFVSVLLHELAHAWALRRFGSPASITLHELGGTTRGSDRLTHRQSAWVSLAGPAASLLVGGLAWAASSPVSPGEQPGLGAALLQQLLWANAGWGLFNLLPVRPLDGGDFVASLVRHRAGYRYERSPQVLGVLTAVALVVGAVVTRTVWMGVLALMLGFTNGRRLLQRQREARLKPITPPRRPLAREGSTEGAIPLDALLGHKPAIAETPSTTEPGLERARSSSRWATSDEDVPHDVGSVGQLLLDSGMADLAVRPLQESFTREPSSRAAHALVLALLETGRTPELEALLTGPQSPLLSEDTLAAVDARAHALGNTALTDRVTALRRVRAPKSDERG; encoded by the coding sequence ATGAAGCCGCTCTTCCACGTGGCGCGAACGCCCGTTCATCTCCAGCCGCTCTTCTTCCTCACCGCGCTGGCGACGGGCTGGGATTTCGCAGCGGAGCCCGGTCGTCTGGCGATGTGGCTGCCGGTGGTCTTCGTGTCCGTGCTCCTCCATGAATTGGCCCATGCCTGGGCCCTGCGCCGCTTCGGCTCCCCGGCGAGCATCACCCTCCATGAGCTGGGCGGCACCACCCGGGGCTCGGACCGGCTCACACACCGTCAGTCCGCGTGGGTGAGCCTCGCGGGCCCCGCGGCGAGTCTCCTGGTGGGCGGGCTGGCGTGGGCGGCATCGAGCCCCGTCTCGCCCGGAGAGCAACCAGGCCTGGGCGCGGCGCTGCTCCAACAACTCCTGTGGGCGAACGCGGGCTGGGGGCTCTTCAACCTGTTGCCCGTGCGTCCCCTGGATGGCGGTGACTTCGTCGCCTCGCTCGTGCGCCACCGCGCGGGCTATCGATACGAGCGGAGCCCGCAGGTCCTTGGCGTCCTCACCGCCGTGGCGTTGGTGGTGGGCGCCGTCGTCACGCGAACTGTCTGGATGGGCGTGCTCGCCCTGATGCTGGGGTTCACCAACGGACGGAGGCTGCTCCAGCGTCAGCGCGAGGCACGCCTGAAGCCCATCACCCCACCGCGCCGTCCCCTCGCGCGCGAAGGCTCGACCGAGGGCGCCATCCCGCTCGACGCGCTGCTGGGCCACAAGCCCGCCATCGCCGAGACACCTTCCACCACCGAGCCGGGCCTCGAGCGCGCGCGGTCCTCCTCGCGATGGGCGACGAGCGACGAGGACGTCCCCCACGACGTGGGCAGCGTGGGCCAGCTCCTGCTCGACAGCGGCATGGCGGACCTCGCGGTGCGGCCCCTCCAGGAGTCCTTCACCCGAGAGCCCTCGTCGCGAGCGGCCCATGCGCTGGTCCTCGCCTTGTTGGAGACCGGACGCACCCCGGAGCTGGAGGCGCTGCTCACGGGCCCTCAGTCCCCCCTGCTCTCCGAGGACACGCTGGCCGCCGTCGACGCGCGGGCCCACGCCCTGGGCAACACCGCGCTAACGGACCGCGTCACGGCCCTGCGACGTGTCCGGGCTCCTAAGTCGGATGAGCGAGGCTGA
- a CDS encoding TIGR02266 family protein, whose amino-acid sequence MTSKAAEAEMSSGDPAAYANRRTDERVAAKFAVRFTQAEDAARALRVFSINVSAGGLCLRTRKAYDVGAQVRLSMDIAGEQFDLTGVIAWVRDEQEAIGVRFTDVSDDDRVRLHNVVERIKR is encoded by the coding sequence ATGACTAGCAAGGCGGCGGAAGCAGAGATGTCATCGGGAGATCCAGCCGCGTACGCGAACCGGCGCACGGACGAGCGCGTCGCCGCCAAGTTCGCGGTTCGTTTCACCCAGGCGGAGGACGCGGCCAGGGCGCTGCGCGTCTTCTCCATCAACGTGTCCGCGGGCGGCCTGTGCCTGCGCACGCGCAAGGCCTACGACGTGGGCGCCCAGGTGCGGCTGTCCATGGACATCGCGGGCGAGCAGTTCGACCTCACCGGCGTCATCGCGTGGGTGCGTGACGAGCAGGAGGCCATCGGCGTGCGCTTCACGGACGTCAGTGACGACGACCGCGTCCGGCTGCACAACGTGGTGGAGCGCATCAAGCGCTGA
- a CDS encoding tetratricopeptide repeat protein gives MRRTPHTPKRRLVPALALLASLASPPALAQYRAPPMSESQRLVKEGEQAQVSASAASASGDKKEAEEKYRKALGLFEKALAAEPTSITAAAGVGSAANALQDWARTVERVQPVQKANPAELTLAYPLGVALFKLRRFPEAVPMLEQVAQADQAEHLIVHYYLASYYLYAQQGDAAVTRLQRYLTLRPAKLSGNDFQIHELLGRAHVLRRDAVAARASFTQAQAGRPESPTVQLGLASVLELEGKVAEARTLLEGVATRFPQVAEPREKLARLYLSGGDLTRAESEAVAVVKLGATPAAYLLLGDVRLARKQAPAAEEAYRKVLELQPGLVLGQMAVGKALQAQGRHEEAIQFLEAAVRSGASSLDLWASLGSVNRRAGRFQRAVEVHRRVVEMAPRQALGWMLLGADHFATGQWDQAIEDYGNALQVEPQHAGAKQWLARALAHRARDRSGGGRADDAVRDLRRAFDLDRSAVMARRLTAALLETRTYADARKVMEQGATLPGATWRDQLLLGYARLGAGDAQAALEAFTFAGKQTQEPDQQAEASVGAALAEVELGQVDAAVQRLTEVGPSRDAASVAQANLPRVLVRRALARLEAGDAEAADRDLDAVEKLGTGKRGDLARLALLARGLTRAEAGRHAEAAAALKKALTPAQPWAWPNTRALADTFALYKKGQVAAARKQLTAAAKKPMPGQPQWIASMTGALHRREASLAYASGNMKLAEKALKAALATEPEDALVQHNLACVDWRKGKTSDALTTWRRLESSVSVASLNLGIDAQERRHEPAEAVDAWRRYLASGTGPRMAQVREWKDRLQSLHGLAEPAGSAPAGGAAVVEETP, from the coding sequence ATGCGCCGCACACCCCACACCCCCAAGCGACGTCTCGTCCCCGCGCTCGCGCTCCTGGCCTCGCTGGCCAGTCCTCCTGCCCTGGCGCAGTACCGCGCGCCACCCATGTCCGAGTCACAGCGGCTGGTGAAGGAGGGCGAGCAGGCCCAGGTCTCCGCCAGCGCCGCGAGCGCCTCCGGTGACAAGAAGGAGGCCGAGGAGAAGTACAGGAAGGCCCTGGGCCTCTTCGAGAAGGCCCTGGCCGCCGAGCCCACCTCCATCACCGCCGCCGCGGGCGTGGGCTCCGCCGCCAACGCGCTCCAGGACTGGGCGCGCACCGTGGAGCGCGTGCAGCCCGTGCAGAAGGCGAACCCGGCCGAGCTGACGCTCGCGTATCCGCTGGGCGTGGCCCTCTTCAAGCTGCGCCGCTTCCCGGAGGCGGTGCCGATGTTGGAGCAGGTGGCCCAGGCCGACCAGGCCGAGCACCTCATCGTCCACTACTACCTGGCCAGCTACTACCTCTACGCCCAGCAGGGCGACGCGGCGGTGACGCGGCTGCAGCGCTACCTGACGCTGCGCCCCGCGAAGCTGTCCGGCAACGACTTCCAGATTCACGAGCTGCTCGGCCGCGCGCATGTGCTGCGTCGGGACGCCGTGGCCGCGCGCGCGTCCTTCACCCAGGCCCAGGCCGGACGGCCCGAGTCGCCCACCGTGCAGCTGGGGCTCGCGAGCGTGCTGGAGCTGGAGGGCAAGGTGGCCGAGGCGCGCACGCTGCTGGAGGGCGTGGCCACGCGCTTCCCGCAGGTCGCGGAGCCGAGGGAGAAGCTCGCGCGGCTGTACCTGTCCGGTGGCGATCTGACGCGCGCCGAGTCGGAGGCGGTGGCGGTGGTGAAGCTGGGCGCGACGCCCGCGGCCTACCTGCTGCTCGGTGACGTGCGCCTCGCGCGCAAGCAGGCCCCGGCCGCCGAGGAGGCCTACCGCAAGGTGCTGGAGCTGCAGCCGGGCCTGGTGCTGGGACAGATGGCCGTGGGCAAGGCGCTGCAGGCGCAGGGCCGTCACGAGGAGGCCATCCAGTTCCTGGAGGCCGCGGTGCGCTCGGGCGCGAGCAGCCTGGACCTGTGGGCCTCGCTCGGCTCGGTCAACCGTCGCGCGGGCCGCTTCCAGCGCGCGGTGGAGGTGCACCGCCGCGTGGTGGAGATGGCGCCCCGTCAGGCCCTGGGCTGGATGCTCCTGGGCGCGGACCACTTCGCCACCGGCCAGTGGGACCAGGCCATCGAGGACTACGGCAACGCGCTGCAGGTGGAGCCCCAGCACGCGGGCGCGAAGCAGTGGCTGGCGCGCGCGCTGGCCCATCGCGCACGAGATCGCAGCGGTGGAGGCCGGGCCGACGACGCGGTGCGGGATTTGCGCCGCGCGTTCGACCTGGACCGCAGCGCGGTCATGGCCCGTCGGCTGACGGCGGCGCTCCTGGAGACGCGCACGTACGCGGACGCGCGCAAGGTGATGGAGCAGGGGGCCACGCTGCCCGGCGCGACGTGGCGAGATCAGCTCCTGTTGGGCTACGCGCGGCTGGGCGCGGGTGACGCGCAGGCGGCGCTCGAGGCGTTCACCTTCGCCGGCAAGCAGACGCAGGAGCCGGACCAGCAGGCCGAGGCGTCCGTGGGCGCCGCGCTGGCGGAGGTGGAGTTGGGTCAGGTGGACGCCGCCGTGCAGCGGCTCACCGAGGTGGGCCCGTCGCGCGACGCCGCGAGCGTGGCCCAGGCCAACCTGCCGCGCGTGCTGGTGCGTCGCGCGCTGGCCCGGCTGGAGGCGGGGGACGCGGAGGCCGCCGACCGCGACCTCGACGCGGTGGAGAAGCTGGGCACCGGCAAGCGCGGAGACCTGGCCAGGCTGGCCCTCCTCGCCCGGGGCCTCACGCGCGCGGAGGCCGGCCGTCACGCCGAGGCCGCCGCCGCGCTGAAGAAGGCGCTCACCCCCGCGCAGCCCTGGGCCTGGCCCAACACACGCGCGCTGGCGGACACCTTCGCGCTCTACAAGAAGGGGCAGGTGGCGGCGGCTCGCAAGCAGCTCACCGCCGCGGCCAAGAAGCCCATGCCGGGGCAGCCCCAGTGGATTGCCTCCATGACGGGCGCGCTCCACCGGCGAGAGGCCTCGCTGGCCTATGCCTCCGGCAACATGAAGCTCGCCGAGAAGGCCCTCAAGGCCGCGCTCGCCACCGAGCCCGAGGACGCGCTCGTCCAGCACAACCTGGCCTGCGTCGACTGGCGCAAGGGCAAGACGTCCGACGCGCTGACCACCTGGCGCCGCCTGGAGTCGTCCGTGTCCGTGGCGTCGCTCAACCTGGGCATCGACGCCCAGGAGCGCCGCCACGAGCCCGCCGAGGCCGTGGACGCCTGGCGCCGCTACCTCGCCTCCGGCACCGGGCCTCGCATGGCCCAGGTGCGTGAGTGGAAGGACCGACTGCAGAGCCTGCATGGCCTCGCCGAGCCCGCGG
- a CDS encoding alpha-ketoacid dehydrogenase subunit beta, whose amino-acid sequence MANMAQAIRMALHYAEENLGVTDIFGEDVGAPLGGVFTCTQGLKTTWNSPLDERGIIGAAMGIAMGGGRPVAEIQFCDYVYNTIDLLKLAGNTCWSSNGDWNLPMVVRTPVGSGIRGSIYHSHSFDATMTHIAGWKVVMPSTPLDAYGLLISACKEQNPVMFLEPKALLRVKGEERIPGEPDDDRALSKAIDAPLGDRSQWKPAWPEGLEAFAIPIGKGKLVREGSQLTVVSYGRTLPLCARAAALLADEGISVEVIDLRSLWPYDWEMIKASVQKTGRVLFVNEDTEVTNFGEHLVRRTVEELFYSLLAPPRLLAGKFIPGIGLADTLEMASVPQQNDITDALRSLAGEQP is encoded by the coding sequence ATGGCCAACATGGCACAGGCCATTCGCATGGCCCTCCACTACGCCGAGGAGAACCTCGGTGTGACGGACATCTTCGGCGAGGACGTCGGCGCCCCGCTGGGCGGCGTCTTCACCTGCACGCAGGGCCTGAAGACGACGTGGAACTCCCCCCTGGACGAGCGCGGCATCATCGGCGCGGCCATGGGCATCGCGATGGGCGGCGGCCGCCCCGTCGCCGAAATCCAGTTCTGCGACTACGTCTACAACACCATCGACCTGCTGAAGCTGGCGGGCAACACCTGCTGGTCCAGCAACGGTGACTGGAACCTGCCCATGGTGGTGCGCACGCCGGTGGGCAGCGGCATCCGCGGGTCCATCTACCACTCGCACTCCTTCGACGCGACGATGACCCACATCGCCGGGTGGAAGGTGGTGATGCCCTCCACGCCGCTGGACGCGTACGGCCTGCTCATCTCCGCGTGCAAGGAGCAGAACCCGGTCATGTTCCTGGAGCCCAAGGCGCTGCTCCGCGTCAAGGGCGAGGAGCGCATCCCCGGCGAGCCGGACGATGACCGCGCGCTGTCCAAGGCCATCGACGCGCCCCTGGGCGACCGCAGCCAGTGGAAGCCCGCGTGGCCGGAGGGGCTGGAGGCGTTCGCCATCCCCATCGGCAAGGGCAAACTGGTGCGCGAGGGCTCGCAGCTCACCGTGGTCAGCTACGGCCGCACCCTGCCCTTGTGTGCCCGCGCCGCCGCGCTGCTCGCCGACGAGGGCATCAGCGTGGAGGTCATCGACCTGCGCTCGCTGTGGCCCTACGACTGGGAGATGATCAAGGCCTCCGTCCAGAAGACGGGCCGCGTGCTCTTCGTCAACGAGGACACCGAGGTCACCAACTTCGGCGAGCACCTGGTGCGACGCACGGTGGAAGAGCTCTTCTACTCGCTGCTCGCGCCGCCCCGCCTGCTGGCGGGCAAGTTCATCCCCGGCATCGGCCTGGCCGACACGCTGGAGATGGCCTCCGTGCCCCAGCAGAACGACATCACCGACGCGTTGCGCTCGCTCGCCGGCGAGCAGCCCTAG
- a CDS encoding macro domain-containing protein, translated as MPVSVCEGDLLDQPVEAIVNAWNRNIIPWWLLLPQGVSGAIKRRGGAGPFREVARAGPMPLGSAVVTSAGRLPFKAIIHVAGIDMLWRASPRSIQDSVRNALEKAREQGLRSVAFPIIGAGSGSFDETRALGLMRQVLDVEAGDLDVRVVRFRP; from the coding sequence ATGCCCGTCTCTGTCTGCGAAGGCGACCTGCTGGACCAGCCGGTGGAGGCCATCGTCAATGCCTGGAACCGGAACATCATCCCCTGGTGGCTGCTGTTGCCGCAGGGGGTGTCCGGCGCCATCAAGCGACGGGGTGGCGCAGGCCCTTTCCGCGAGGTGGCGAGGGCGGGCCCCATGCCCCTGGGCTCGGCGGTGGTGACCTCCGCCGGGCGGCTGCCCTTCAAGGCCATCATCCACGTTGCGGGCATCGACATGCTCTGGCGAGCCTCCCCGCGCTCCATCCAGGACTCGGTCCGCAACGCCTTGGAGAAGGCCCGTGAGCAGGGCCTTCGCTCCGTGGCCTTCCCCATCATCGGCGCGGGCTCCGGCAGCTTCGACGAGACGCGCGCGCTCGGGCTGATGCGACAGGTGCTGGACGTGGAGGCGGGGGACCTCGACGTGCGCGTGGTGCGCTTCCGGCCCTGA
- a CDS encoding SGNH/GDSL hydrolase family protein, producing MRMWRTWLGVLACVGGAQLACSPSTAEDPLPEEPSQEQGESTNAPDASVDVAPPLVLNDDGHVSSPPPPAQQPPLPSIGFQPGFHQALRWSHYVGGVTTFRLRVPVARAGERLQVTFRAGDGNLTLQRATVAKAGVDGSLVSAPVALSFEGKPGFNVGARALVTSDPVVFPVGFREDVAITFEVRGALAASAINAFPGSFARAGTHALATGAIGGEPFERSVGVATVAVEGPTGRAFIALGDSITEGYVDLRNDTRNAWPALVEAQLGVPVVNAGVSGQGFYDALRLLSDEVLAVKGVTDCLVLLGTNDLGDAGAEEQMETRMLLLVQRLEPFCRVWVSTLLPKEKTNYGAYDYVKSQRLGFNAWLRGGGTSTDVIDLESVMRQTSNVHLYLAGLGIDGIHPSTEGHRVMAAEVVRTLREQGGL from the coding sequence ATGCGAATGTGGCGGACGTGGCTCGGTGTCCTCGCGTGCGTGGGTGGCGCGCAGTTGGCGTGCTCTCCCAGCACCGCCGAGGACCCGTTGCCGGAAGAGCCTTCTCAAGAGCAGGGTGAGTCCACGAACGCGCCTGACGCCTCCGTGGATGTGGCGCCGCCATTGGTGCTCAACGACGACGGGCACGTGAGCTCGCCGCCGCCGCCCGCGCAGCAGCCGCCCTTACCGAGCATCGGCTTCCAGCCGGGGTTCCACCAGGCGCTGCGCTGGTCCCATTACGTGGGCGGTGTCACCACGTTCCGCCTGCGCGTGCCGGTGGCGCGCGCCGGAGAGCGGCTCCAGGTGACGTTCCGCGCGGGCGACGGCAACCTCACGCTCCAGCGCGCCACGGTGGCGAAGGCGGGCGTGGATGGCTCGCTGGTGTCCGCGCCGGTGGCCTTGAGCTTCGAGGGCAAGCCGGGCTTCAACGTCGGCGCGCGCGCGCTGGTGACGTCGGACCCGGTGGTGTTCCCCGTGGGCTTCCGCGAGGACGTGGCCATCACCTTCGAGGTGCGCGGGGCGCTGGCCGCCAGCGCCATCAACGCCTTCCCCGGCAGCTTCGCGCGAGCGGGCACGCATGCGCTGGCGACGGGCGCCATCGGCGGAGAGCCCTTCGAGCGCTCCGTGGGCGTGGCCACCGTGGCCGTCGAGGGCCCCACGGGCCGCGCCTTCATCGCGCTGGGTGACAGCATCACCGAGGGCTACGTCGACTTGCGCAACGACACGCGCAACGCGTGGCCGGCGCTGGTGGAGGCGCAGCTGGGTGTGCCCGTGGTCAACGCGGGCGTCAGCGGCCAGGGCTTCTACGACGCGCTGAGGCTGTTGTCCGACGAGGTGCTCGCGGTGAAGGGCGTCACCGACTGCCTGGTGCTGCTGGGCACGAACGACCTGGGCGACGCGGGCGCGGAGGAGCAGATGGAGACGCGGATGCTCCTGTTGGTGCAGCGGCTGGAGCCCTTCTGTCGCGTGTGGGTGAGCACGCTGTTGCCGAAGGAGAAGACGAACTACGGCGCCTATGACTACGTGAAGTCGCAGCGGCTGGGCTTCAACGCGTGGCTGCGCGGCGGCGGCACGAGCACGGACGTCATCGACCTGGAGTCGGTGATGCGGCAGACGAGCAACGTGCACCTCTACCTCGCCGGGCTGGGCATCGACGGCATCCACCCGAGCACCGAGGGCCACCGGGTGATGGCGGCCGAGGTGGTGCGCACGCTGCGCGAGCAGGGCGGGCTGTAG
- a CDS encoding GNAT family N-acetyltransferase produces the protein MALLLRELGYPQGTDQQTVHWVVSHPEIEIFVAGDPQDKPVGMLSFSHRPQLRLRGRVGTIDELVVTESWRRRGVGRALIKQILERCKVLSARQLQLVSPITTTPEVRSFYTACGFSEVDAGVFRHLETEKGR, from the coding sequence ATGGCCTTGTTGCTTCGCGAGCTGGGCTACCCCCAGGGAACCGACCAGCAGACGGTCCACTGGGTGGTGAGCCATCCGGAGATTGAAATCTTCGTGGCCGGCGACCCGCAGGACAAACCCGTGGGCATGCTCTCCTTCTCCCACCGGCCCCAGCTGCGGCTGCGCGGGCGCGTGGGCACCATCGACGAGCTGGTGGTGACGGAGTCGTGGCGCCGCCGGGGCGTGGGCCGCGCGCTCATCAAGCAGATTCTGGAGCGTTGCAAGGTGCTCAGCGCGCGCCAGCTCCAGCTCGTCTCGCCCATCACCACCACGCCGGAGGTGCGCAGCTTCTATACGGCGTGCGGCTTCTCCGAGGTCGACGCGGGCGTGTTCCGCCACCTGGAGACGGAGAAGGGCCGCTGA
- a CDS encoding thiamine pyrophosphate-dependent dehydrogenase E1 component subunit alpha gives MSRPRLIKESSAPLQLDKELLVRIHDLMVKTRVLEERLIQMYKQGHGYFWIGGPGEEAFNVPLGLLMKKGQGPEYDYLHAHYRQSGTLLALGEEPIGALRQMKNTASDPYSGGRNFAGHFSLRKYNVAPVSSPIEVQYSIAPGTAMVQKRVGGEGITIVTGGDAGTAEGDFASCLVWSSRPANPLPILIIVTNNKWGISTSAEGQHGEPRVSERGKAFNIRSKTINGNDPVEAYQELKEAMEYVRKERKPFLLEANVSRLYGHSSASGANYVSEEEDCLKNFEARLEQDGVLTRQQMDELRNRYTEDMAAAARIARDEPLPAPETIWKHIFAEDK, from the coding sequence GTGTCTCGACCCCGACTCATCAAAGAATCGTCCGCGCCGCTCCAGCTGGACAAGGAGCTGCTGGTCCGCATCCACGACCTCATGGTCAAAACGCGCGTCCTCGAGGAGCGCCTCATCCAGATGTACAAGCAGGGCCATGGGTACTTCTGGATTGGCGGTCCCGGCGAGGAGGCGTTCAACGTCCCGCTCGGCCTGCTGATGAAGAAGGGCCAGGGCCCCGAGTACGACTACCTCCACGCCCACTACCGTCAGTCCGGCACCCTGCTGGCGCTGGGCGAGGAGCCCATCGGCGCCCTGCGGCAGATGAAGAACACGGCGTCGGACCCGTACTCCGGCGGCCGCAACTTCGCGGGCCACTTCTCGCTGCGCAAGTACAACGTGGCCCCCGTCAGCTCGCCCATCGAGGTGCAGTACTCCATCGCTCCGGGCACCGCCATGGTGCAGAAGCGCGTGGGCGGCGAGGGCATCACCATCGTCACCGGCGGCGACGCCGGCACGGCCGAGGGTGATTTCGCCTCCTGCCTGGTGTGGAGCAGCCGCCCCGCCAACCCGCTGCCCATCCTCATCATCGTCACCAACAACAAGTGGGGCATCTCCACGTCGGCCGAAGGTCAGCACGGCGAGCCCCGCGTGAGCGAGCGTGGCAAGGCGTTCAACATCCGCTCGAAGACCATCAACGGCAATGACCCCGTGGAGGCCTACCAGGAGCTGAAGGAGGCCATGGAGTACGTGCGCAAGGAGCGCAAGCCCTTCCTCCTGGAGGCGAACGTGTCGCGCCTGTACGGGCACTCGTCCGCGTCCGGCGCGAACTACGTGTCCGAAGAGGAGGACTGCCTGAAGAACTTCGAGGCGCGCCTGGAGCAGGACGGCGTGCTGACGCGCCAGCAGATGGACGAGCTGCGCAACCGCTACACCGAGGACATGGCCGCCGCCGCCCGCATCGCCCGGGACGAGCCGCTGCCGGCCCCCGAGACCATCTGGAAGCACATCTTCGCGGAGGACAAGTAA